The sequence GAACATAATAAATGCCGGTGGGGTTGTGAAAGGGATTAACGCAAGTGATTGCGGTCATTTCTCTCGAGGCAAACTTGACGAATTGACAAAATTTGTCTCCATTTACGGCGCGAAAGGTTTAGCTTGGATGCAGGTAATTGAGGGGAAGAAGGTTAAATCACCGATTGCGAAGTTCTTGAGCAACGAGAAAATTGAATCCATAATTGATGTTTTTAATGCGAAGCCCGGAGATTTGCTTCTTTTTGTGGCTGACAAAAAAGAGGTTGCGCGTGAGGCGCTTGGCCAGTTGAGGTTACATCTTGCTAAAGAGCTTGGCCTTATAGACAAGACCGTGCATAAATTTTTATGGGTATTAGATTTTCCTATGTTTGAATATGACGAAGAAGAAAAGAGGTATAAAGCCCAACATCATCCATTTACCTCTCCGAAAAAAGAATCTCTTTCTCTTTTAGACAAGGACCCTTTGGCGGTTAAGACCAATGCTTATGATTTGGTCTTAAACGGGGTTGAGATTGGCGGGGGGAGCATAAGAATACATGACCAAGATTTACAAAATAAGATATTCCGTTTATTGGGATTATCTGATGAAGAAATAAATAGCAAGTTTGGATTTCTTGTTGAAGCACTTCAGTACGGCGCGCCTCCCCATGGAGGAATTGCTTTTGGGCTCGATAGATTGGTTATGATTTTAGCGGGAAGGGATACTATTCGTGATGTTATTGCTTTTCCGAAAACACAGACGGCAACTTGTCCTTTGACAGGGGCCCCTGATAAGGTTTCAAGCAAACAGTTGAAAGAATTAGGCATTAAACTAAAATAAGAAGTGTCTTTAAGCTCTGTTTTACTGATACTTATATTTTGTTATTTATGCTATATTATTAGATAAAGGTTCTGCAATGTTTGTGGTTTGACAATTAGTTGTTCCAACACTTTAACATTGGGAGTCCGGGTCTAAAAGTGGAGCAAATGCCTTAATTTTAAGGACTTGCGAATCTGATAGCAGGGCACCCACCTATTTGAGCGTCCGGGTTCAAATAGTAGTCATATCACGGCAAAGCGGAACCTTTGTTATTAAGAGATTTTATCAAAGGACTATCTACATTTTTAAAGCAAAGTTTAAAAATATGAATCTGTTTGAACATGAAATCCAGTCTAAATTATCTGATTTAGCCCCTTTGGCTAGCCGTGTCAGGCCACGAACTCTTAAAGAGTTTGTTGGCCAAGATAAGATTATAGGAGAGGGCAAAGCTTTAAGGAGAGCTATTTCTGAAGATAAACTTTATTCACTTATCCTATGGGGGCCTCCCGGGACAGGTAAGACCACCTTAGCCCAGATAGTTGCCAGTATAACTAAGTCTTTCTTTGTTCAAATCAGCGCTGTGACATCTAATGTCGCGGAGATAAGAAAAGTTTTAGCACAAGCCGAAGACAGACTTGCAATGGAAAATAAAAAGACAATTCTTTTTATAGACGAAATTCACAGGTTCAACAAATCTCAACAAGACGCGTTGCTGCATGCTGTTGAAGATGGGCTAATTATCTTGGTGGGGGCTACAACCGAGAATCCTTATTTTGAAGTAAACCCGCCGCTTGTTTCTCGCTCCTGGTTGTTTCAGTTTGAATCTTTATCTGAAGATAATTTGGTCGAAATTCTTACCAAAGCTTTGAGAGATAAAAGAGGTTTAGGGGATATAAAGGTTGAGATTTCTAAGAAAGAGTTAAGACAGATAGCAAATATTGCCAATGGAGACGCGCGCACAGCTCTTAATATATTAGAAGCAGCTGTAATGACAACTTCACCTAATGAAACAAAAACAAGGAAAATTACCAAAGATGTTATTGAAGATGTTTCTCAAAGACGAAAGATAGTTTACGGAAAAAAAGGCGATGCTCATTATGATACGATTTCTGCATTTATAAAGAGCATAAGGGGCTCTGATCCCGACGCGGCACTTTATTGGTTGGCAAAAATGATATATGCGGGGGAGGACCCTAAGTTTATTGCGAGAAGGATGATTATTGCTGCCTCAGAAGATATAGGGCTAGCTAACTCAAGAGCGCTTGAAATAGCGGTTGCGGCTTCCAGGGCGGTTGAGTTTGTTGGATTACCGGAGGCACGTTTAAATTTAGCTCATGCTGCTCTTTATCTCTCGCTGTCCCCCAAAAGCAATTCTGTTATAACCGGAATAGATAATGCGCTTGGCGATGTGAAAGATAAAATGACTTACTTGGTTCCAAAGCATTTAAGAGATAGTCACTATCCGGGAGCCAAAAAACTGGGTCATGGAGATGGTTACAAATATCCTCATAATTTTTCCGGAAATTATGTAGAGCAGGATTATTTACCAAAAGAGTTGAAGAATGAGAAGTACTATCAACCATCTAATTCGGGGCAGGAAAAAAAGATACGCGAGGCATTGGAAAAAAGAAAGAAGGAGTAAGGCCAGTCCCCAGCTGTCAGCTTTCAGCCTTCAGGAAAGCTTTAGAGCTTAGAGTATGGTAAAACCAGCAATCTGGCTAAGAAACTCCCGACTCCCCACTAAGAGACTACCGACTGATAGAGCAGAGAGCGTAACGACTTCGTCAAATTGAAAATTGGAAAGTTGAAAAAGCAGAAAACAAGAATAGAGAGCGGAAAACAAACTAGCAATTTGGCCAACAAACTACCAACTCCTAACTAATAGACTCCCGACTCAAAAGGGGTGATTTTTTGAAGAAAGAGAGAGTAGCTGTTGCCATGAGCGGTGGTAAAGATAGCGCGGTCGCGGCTTCACTATTGATTGACGAAGGATATGATGTTTTTGGCGTTACTATGATATTATCCTCAGAGTCAAAACATCTTAAAAAAACTCAAAACACCTGTGATTATTTAAACATACCTCTTTATGTGGTTGATTATACATCGGTTTTTAAAGATAAAGTAATTACTCCGTTTTGTAATGAGTATCTGAACGGGGTAACTCCTAATCCCTGTATTGTTTGTAACAAACAGATAAAAATGGGCATTTTGCTCAATTGGGCAATTTCAGAAGGAGCAGCTTATCTTGCTACGGGGCACTACGCGAAAGTTTCATATGATTCAAAAACCGGACGCTTTTTACTTTACAAAGGGAAAGATAAGAAAAAGGATCAATCTTATTTGCTCTGGTCTCTTGACCAAACTCAGTTAAGTCATTTAAAAACGCCCTTAGGTGGTTTACTTAAAAGCGAGGTTTCCAAGATTGCTGAAGAACGAGGACTTTTTGAACTTGAAGCTGAAAGCCAGGAAATTTGCTTTATTCCCAATGATGATTATAGAAGTTTTTTACAAGGAAGACTTAAAGATTTTATTTCTCCCGGTGATATTGTTGACAAAACCGGCAAGGTTTTAGGAAGGCACCAGGGGTTGCCCTTCTACACAATTGGTCAAAGAAAAGGGCTGGGTATATCCCATAAAGAGCCCTTATATGTTTTAAATTTAAATAAAGAAAAAAATATTGTAATTGTTGGTGAAGAAAAAGACTTGTATAAATCAAGCTTAGTTGCTTCGAATTTAAACTTTATTCCCTTTAATGTTTTAGATAAAGAAATGGCTGTTGAAGCTCAGATTAGATATAATATGATGCCTTCATCAGCTACAATTTTACCTTTAAGTGAAGACAAAGTTATTGTTAAGTTTGCTCAAAAACAGAGAGCAATTACTCCCGGCCAATCTGTTGTTTTTTATCAGAGAGACAAGGTTTTGGGTGGCGCAATAATTGATTTTGTAAGGTAGAATTTGATTTTGCTATATGATAAACTTTTCTTAAATTATATTGGAGGCAAAATGAACTGGTTAAATTTTTTATATTTAGTTTTATCGATAGCGATTATCGGGATTTCTATCGGGCTGGTTATACTTCTCGCTCGTTTTTCAAAAACGTTAAATAATATAAATAAATTAGTTGAAGACGTACAACGAGAGGTTATGCCAATTGTGTCTGATTTACAAGTTACGGTTAATAAAGTAAATGATGGTTTATCGAGGATTGATGAGATAACCGGGTCTGTTAAGGATATTAGTGGTAGATTTAACTTAGTTGTTAAGATATTACAAGAAGCCGTTTCTTCACCGTTGATAAAATTAGCCGGTGTATCCGCGGGAGCAAAAAAAGTCATTAACACCTTAATTAAGAGAGAAGATGTATAGCTTATGGGAAGAAATAGAGGTTCAATTTTAAAATTTAGTTTAGGGATATTTACGGGGCTTAGTTTTGTTTTATTTCTTAGTCCTACAACAAGAGAAATTTGCAAGGAAAAAATATCTGAAGCGGTTGAGGTCGCGGAGCCGTACGCGCAAAAATGTTGGGCGCGGTTGCTGGATGCTATAAAAGAAGGGAAAGAAGCCGCGCTAAAAAAAGAAGAAGAGCTGGGAAAAAAACTTCAATCCATGGAAGAACAAGAATCTTTTGCGGAAGAAGAACCCCCTGATTATATAGTATAATGTTTTTATCCCATAAATTTATTTTCTATATTATTTTTAAGGAGAACAATTGAGCAAAGAAAATAAAGGCGTTATTGATAAGTGGAAAAAATTGGGCATTGTTACCTGGTCGATTATCGGATTAATTTTACTTATTTTGGGCTTCTTTTTTTTATTGTTTAAAATTAAAACAGTTTTATTCCTTTTTTTAGGTATTTTTGCGATTGTCTATATTCTTGCTCCGGTTGTTGAGTATCTTGAGAAAAAAGGAATTTCAAGAATTTTTTCAGTTGTTTTAACATATCTCATTTTATTGGTTTTAATTTCGCTGGCTTTAACTTTTTTCATTCCTTTAATTATTGCTCAAATTAAAAGTTTGGTTGACCACCTGCCCCTTTATTTTATAAGTATTCAAAATATTATTAAAAATTACCAAAGCCAACTTAAGACCTTGCCTCTATCCTCTCCGGCAATTGATTTTATTGAAAATTCAATAACACAGTTTACAGATGTGGCAATTAAAATGGCTTCTCGCTTGCCAACTTACACATTCAATGTTTTTTCGGTTGCGATATACGCTATTATTGCCCCACTTTTTGCGCTTGTTTTTTCATTTCATACGTTAAAAGATTTAAAACAGATAAAGGAAACATTTAATAACTTAGTACCTGCAAATTATAGAAATGAAGCAAAATTAATTATTCGGAAGATAGATGTTATTTTAAGAGGGTTTTTAAAAGGGCAGCTTTTAGTAATGTTAGCTACCGGAACATTAAGTTGGCTTATTCTGCTTTTGTTAGGGGTAGATTATGCTTTTGCGCTGGGAGTCGCAATTGGGGTATTTGATATTTTTCCCTATCTTGGTCCAATTTTGGCGGGAGCGCTTGCGGTCATCGTGGCTTTATTTGAATCACCAACTTTGGCTTTGTGGGTGGCGATTGCAATGGTGGCGGTCCAACAAATAGAGTCCTTGTTTATAGCTCCCAATCTTATGAGAAAACAAGTAAATTTACATCCTTTGGTTATAGTATTTGCAATGCTTGTTGGTGGAACCCTTTTTGGTATACCCGGTGTGCTTTTAGCAATACCGGTTGCTGCTGTCGGAAAAGGGATATTCTATTACTATTTTGAGAAATATGAATCTAAAGACGCGGAATTGTAAAAGTAACGCAATAAATTATTTTGGAGTAATTAACGTAGATGAAAAGTTCTGAAATTAGAAATAAATTTCTTACTTTTTTTAAAAAAAAAGGGCATGTTGTTTTGCCGAGTTCTTCACTAGTCCCTGATGATCCTACCCTTTTATTGACGACGGCCGGAATGGTTCAGTTTAAATCAATTTTTCAAGGGGACATTAAACCAACATATCCTCGTGCTATTACTGTTCAGAAATGTGCTCGAACAACTGATATTGAAAAAGTTGGGCATACTGCAAGACATTTAACCTTCTTTGAAATGCTGGGCAATTTTTCTTTTGGAGATTATTACAAAAAAGAAATAATTCCTTGGGCTTGGGAGTTTTTAACGAAAGAGTTAGGTTTTGATAGCTCAAAACTTTGGATAACTATTTTTAAAGATGACGATGAGTCCTTTGATATTTGGCACAAGGATGTTGGGATTCCCAAAGAGCGGATTGTCAGAATGGGTGAGGAAGATAACTTTTGGTCGGCTGGGGCTACGGGTCCATGTGGACCGTGCTCGGAAATATTGTATGACCTCGGTAAAGAAAGAAGTTGTGGGAAACCAGATTGTTTTATTGGATGTGATTGCGATAGATTTCTTGAAGTTTGGAATTTGGTTTTTATGCAATACCACAGAGATGAAAAAGGTGTTCTTAACCCTTTGCCCAAGAAAAATGTTGATACCGGTCTTGGGTTAGAGAGAGCTGCGTCAATTCTTCAAAAAGTGCCGAATAATTTTGAAACCGATCTTATAAAACCAATTATTGATAAAGTTGCTGAAATTGCCGGAGTTGCTTACGGGAAAGATGACAAAATCGATATTTCCCTTAAAGTAATTGCTGATCACGCGCGGGCGATGGTTTTTCTTGTAAGTGATGGAGTTTTGCCTTCAAATGAGGGCAGGGGGTATGTTCTCCGTCGTCTTATTAGAAGAGCTGTTCGTCATGGACGATTAATTGGAATTGAGAGAGGGTTTTTAAAAGATATTGCTGCCATTGTGGTGGATGTAATGAAAGATACATATAGAGAACTTGAAGAAAATAGTGATTATACATACCATATTTTGGCCAGCGAGGAAGAAAATTTTTCAACCACTTTAAAACAAGGTTTAAACATTTTAGATTCAATTATTGAAAAGGAAAAGAAAAAAGGAAGTTTATCTCTTAAAGGGGATTTAGTCTTTCAACTTTACGATACCTATGGTTTTCCGCTTGAATTAACCCGCGAAATTGCAGAGGAAAATGGTTTTAAAATAGACGATAAAGGTTTTGAAAAACTAATGGAAGAACAGAAAAAGAAAGCAAGGTCTGCGCGCGGGCAAGCATCATTTGAAACTGCGAAAGAAATTTATACCGAAATTTTTGATAAATTTGGTGAAAATAAGTTTGTTGGCTATCAAAAAGATTCTGCCGAGGCAGTGGTGCAATCCGTTATTAAAGGAAATGTATTTGCGCCTCGTGCCCAAAAAGGCGATAAAATTGAGATGACCCTTGACCAAACACCTTTTTATGCTGAAAGAGGTGGTCAAATTGGAGATACCGGTTTAATTGAAACACCAACCGGCAAAGTTAAAATTGTGGATGTCTTTATGCCAATTCCCAACATGTATGTTCACAGAGGGGCGGTTGAGGAGGGATTTATAGAGGTTTCGCAAAAAGCTAAGGCAAATATTGATACTGAAAGGCGAGCAGCTATATCTAAAAATCATACTGCTACGCATATTCTTCAACGGTCTCTTAAAAAAGTTTTAGGAAATCACATAAAACAAGCCGGTTCTTTTGTTAGTGGTGACAGACTGAGATTTGATTTTGCACATTTTGAGTCCATTAATCCCGGTGTTCTTAAAAAAATTGAAAAATTAGTAAACGAAAAAATCTTAGAAAACCAACCGGTAAGAGTTTATATAACTTCACTTGAATTTGCCCGTGAACAGGGAGCCGTTGCTTTGTTTGGAGAAAAATACGGCAAATTTGTTCGCGTTATAGAGGTGGGTGATTTTAGTAAGGAGCTATGTGGGGGGACCCATGTTGATAGAACCGGCGATATAGGGCTTTTTAAAATTATTAGCGAGGGAAGCATTGCGGCCAATACACGCCGGATTGAAGCATTGACTTCTTACAATGCATTAAACTATGTGAATAAAGAAGAAGAACAATTGAAAGAAGTTTCTAATTTGCTTAAAGTCGGAAGTTTTGATATTGCTAAAAAATTGAAAAGTCTATTGGATTTGGTTAAAAACAACGAAAAAAAGATTAAAGATTTGCAAATTAAAATAGCTAAATATGAAACTAATGATTTAATTTCATCGGCTCACCAAATTGGTGATTTCAAGGCTATCGTTGAAGAAGTAAGCCTAAATGATATGGATGACTTAAGGTCTTTTGTTGACATATTAAAGAATAAGCTTGGAGAAGGGGTTATTGTATTGGGCGTATCTTCAGAAGGTAAGGCAGTGCTAATTTCTGCTGTTTCTCCCAAGCTGGTTAAACTTGGATTTAATGCCGGGAATATTCTTAAGGAAGTTGCGCCTATAATCGGCGGAGGCGGCGGTGGCCGACCCGAAATGGCACAAGCCGGAGGAAAGAATCCTGAAAAAATGGAACTCGCTCTTAAAAAAGCTTTAGAATACATACGAGAGAAAAGTGACGCAAACATTTCTGATAAATAAACTTTGAGATGAGGGTTTTTGATTTATGAGAATAATTGGTTTAGATATTGGTTCAAAGCGCATTGGAGTTGCTGTTTCAGATGCCCTTTGTGTGATAGCCCAGCCCTTAACTACAGTTTTGCGAAGTACTTTTGAAGATGAGATTAAAATTATAAAAAAATATATTGAAGATTATGATGTTGATAAAGTGGTTGTTGGTGTTCCGTATAGTTTAAGTGGCGAAATTGGCCCTCAAGGAAAATTAACGCTGGATTATATCGAAAAACTTCAAAGTGAATTACAGATTCCGGTTATAGAATGTGACGAGAGATTTACAACTTATATTGCGAAAAAAACCCTTATATTAGCCAACATGCGGCGTGCTGAAAGAAAAAAAGTTATTGACAAAGTTTCGGCGGTTCTTATTTTACAAAGTTATTTGGATAGTTCGCGGGAGAATAGGTGAAGTAATTTGATAAGCCGAATAGATGAAAGGTATCTTAAGAGAAAAAATAAAGGGAGAAAGAGATTTTTCCTGATTGTAATTTTATTAGCCGCGTTGCTAGTTGGGTTCGGGGGATATGTTAGTTTAAAGAATTTTCACCCGTTCTTATCCAGCAGCGCGTCTTTATCGGAACAGCCCGTTTTGGTTGAAATTCCCGCTGGCTCCGGAATTAATGAGATTGGCAAAATCTTGGTTCAAAAAAAGGTTGTTTCAAGTGCTTTTTACTTTGATTTATATGCTAAATTTAGCGGGCTGGGTAGTCGATTTAAATCCGGAAAATATAATTTAAGAGAGGGTATGTCATATTCAGAAGTTATTGGAATTCTTAATAAAGGTCCAAACACGCCTAAAAAATTTTATAAAGTGAGTATTCCTGAAGGGTTTACCTTAGAACAAATTGCTGAAAGACTGGGCAAAAACACGACAATTGATTCTGAAGAGTTTAAAGAGTTAGCTTTAAATGGTGAGGGGCTTGAAGTGGCAAATTATGATTTTCTTAAAGAAGTTCCGGTAAAGTCTTTAGAGGGTTATTTGTTTCCTAAAACATACAGTTTTTCAGAGGATGCAACCGCCAAAGATGTTCTTAAAATTATGCTTTCTCAGTTTAATCAAGAGATAAGCAAATTTGACTTTAGTCCAGCTGATGAAAAAGGATTATCTACACACGAAATTATAACAATAGCTTCTTTAATTGAAAAAGAGGTAAAAATTCCGGAGGAAAGGGAGTTAGTGTCGGCGGTAATATATAATCGTCTTGAAAAAAATATAGCTTTACAAATTTGCGCTACTGTTCAGTATATATTGCCACAACGGAAGACAAGTCTTTTTGAAGAAGACTTAAAGATTGATTCTCCTTACAATACGTATCTTCACACAGGCCTTCCTCCCGGGCCTATTTGTAGTCCGGGCTCTACTTCGATTGAGGCCGCTCTTAATCCTGCTTTGGTGGACTATTTGTACTATGTATTGACTGGTTCTGATGGGCATCATACTTTTACAAGTTCATATGATGAGTTTTTAAAAGCAAAAAAAGAAGCCAAAAATGGCAGTGAATAAA is a genomic window of Candidatus Oleimmundimicrobium sp. containing:
- a CDS encoding replication-associated recombination protein A, with the protein product MNLFEHEIQSKLSDLAPLASRVRPRTLKEFVGQDKIIGEGKALRRAISEDKLYSLILWGPPGTGKTTLAQIVASITKSFFVQISAVTSNVAEIRKVLAQAEDRLAMENKKTILFIDEIHRFNKSQQDALLHAVEDGLIILVGATTENPYFEVNPPLVSRSWLFQFESLSEDNLVEILTKALRDKRGLGDIKVEISKKELRQIANIANGDARTALNILEAAVMTTSPNETKTRKITKDVIEDVSQRRKIVYGKKGDAHYDTISAFIKSIRGSDPDAALYWLAKMIYAGEDPKFIARRMIIAASEDIGLANSRALEIAVAASRAVEFVGLPEARLNLAHAALYLSLSPKSNSVITGIDNALGDVKDKMTYLVPKHLRDSHYPGAKKLGHGDGYKYPHNFSGNYVEQDYLPKELKNEKYYQPSNSGQEKKIREALEKRKKE
- the mltG gene encoding endolytic transglycosylase MltG; amino-acid sequence: MISRIDERYLKRKNKGRKRFFLIVILLAALLVGFGGYVSLKNFHPFLSSSASLSEQPVLVEIPAGSGINEIGKILVQKKVVSSAFYFDLYAKFSGLGSRFKSGKYNLREGMSYSEVIGILNKGPNTPKKFYKVSIPEGFTLEQIAERLGKNTTIDSEEFKELALNGEGLEVANYDFLKEVPVKSLEGYLFPKTYSFSEDATAKDVLKIMLSQFNQEISKFDFSPADEKGLSTHEIITIASLIEKEVKIPEERELVSAVIYNRLEKNIALQICATVQYILPQRKTSLFEEDLKIDSPYNTYLHTGLPPGPICSPGSTSIEAALNPALVDYLYYVLTGSDGHHTFTSSYDEFLKAKKEAKNGSE
- the ruvX gene encoding Holliday junction resolvase RuvX, which codes for MRIIGLDIGSKRIGVAVSDALCVIAQPLTTVLRSTFEDEIKIIKKYIEDYDVDKVVVGVPYSLSGEIGPQGKLTLDYIEKLQSELQIPVIECDERFTTYIAKKTLILANMRRAERKKVIDKVSAVLILQSYLDSSRENR
- the mnmA gene encoding tRNA 2-thiouridine(34) synthase MnmA, with amino-acid sequence MKKERVAVAMSGGKDSAVAASLLIDEGYDVFGVTMILSSESKHLKKTQNTCDYLNIPLYVVDYTSVFKDKVITPFCNEYLNGVTPNPCIVCNKQIKMGILLNWAISEGAAYLATGHYAKVSYDSKTGRFLLYKGKDKKKDQSYLLWSLDQTQLSHLKTPLGGLLKSEVSKIAEERGLFELEAESQEICFIPNDDYRSFLQGRLKDFISPGDIVDKTGKVLGRHQGLPFYTIGQRKGLGISHKEPLYVLNLNKEKNIVIVGEEKDLYKSSLVASNLNFIPFNVLDKEMAVEAQIRYNMMPSSATILPLSEDKVIVKFAQKQRAITPGQSVVFYQRDKVLGGAIIDFVR
- the alaS gene encoding alanine--tRNA ligase; protein product: MKSSEIRNKFLTFFKKKGHVVLPSSSLVPDDPTLLLTTAGMVQFKSIFQGDIKPTYPRAITVQKCARTTDIEKVGHTARHLTFFEMLGNFSFGDYYKKEIIPWAWEFLTKELGFDSSKLWITIFKDDDESFDIWHKDVGIPKERIVRMGEEDNFWSAGATGPCGPCSEILYDLGKERSCGKPDCFIGCDCDRFLEVWNLVFMQYHRDEKGVLNPLPKKNVDTGLGLERAASILQKVPNNFETDLIKPIIDKVAEIAGVAYGKDDKIDISLKVIADHARAMVFLVSDGVLPSNEGRGYVLRRLIRRAVRHGRLIGIERGFLKDIAAIVVDVMKDTYRELEENSDYTYHILASEEENFSTTLKQGLNILDSIIEKEKKKGSLSLKGDLVFQLYDTYGFPLELTREIAEENGFKIDDKGFEKLMEEQKKKARSARGQASFETAKEIYTEIFDKFGENKFVGYQKDSAEAVVQSVIKGNVFAPRAQKGDKIEMTLDQTPFYAERGGQIGDTGLIETPTGKVKIVDVFMPIPNMYVHRGAVEEGFIEVSQKAKANIDTERRAAISKNHTATHILQRSLKKVLGNHIKQAGSFVSGDRLRFDFAHFESINPGVLKKIEKLVNEKILENQPVRVYITSLEFAREQGAVALFGEKYGKFVRVIEVGDFSKELCGGTHVDRTGDIGLFKIISEGSIAANTRRIEALTSYNALNYVNKEEEQLKEVSNLLKVGSFDIAKKLKSLLDLVKNNEKKIKDLQIKIAKYETNDLISSAHQIGDFKAIVEEVSLNDMDDLRSFVDILKNKLGEGVIVLGVSSEGKAVLISAVSPKLVKLGFNAGNILKEVAPIIGGGGGGRPEMAQAGGKNPEKMELALKKALEYIREKSDANISDK
- a CDS encoding DUF948 domain-containing protein, with protein sequence MNWLNFLYLVLSIAIIGISIGLVILLARFSKTLNNINKLVEDVQREVMPIVSDLQVTVNKVNDGLSRIDEITGSVKDISGRFNLVVKILQEAVSSPLIKLAGVSAGAKKVINTLIKREDV
- a CDS encoding AI-2E family transporter, translated to MSKENKGVIDKWKKLGIVTWSIIGLILLILGFFFLLFKIKTVLFLFLGIFAIVYILAPVVEYLEKKGISRIFSVVLTYLILLVLISLALTFFIPLIIAQIKSLVDHLPLYFISIQNIIKNYQSQLKTLPLSSPAIDFIENSITQFTDVAIKMASRLPTYTFNVFSVAIYAIIAPLFALVFSFHTLKDLKQIKETFNNLVPANYRNEAKLIIRKIDVILRGFLKGQLLVMLATGTLSWLILLLLGVDYAFALGVAIGVFDIFPYLGPILAGALAVIVALFESPTLALWVAIAMVAVQQIESLFIAPNLMRKQVNLHPLVIVFAMLVGGTLFGIPGVLLAIPVAAVGKGIFYYYFEKYESKDAEL